In Candidatus Krumholzibacteriota bacterium, the sequence TATCCGTCGCGCCGATGATCGCTTTCGGAAGATCCAGATCGCCTAATAGCGCTGCCATCTGGCCGCAACCTGATCCAAAAGAAGAGATCGCTGGAAACCCTCCCGGTGAAGCATTGTGGTATTCCGCTCCGGTAAGCAGCAGGCTTAGCTGATCGGGATTAACAAAAAAAGTTACCGTTCTCAGGTAATCATACTGATTTTCTTTGAGAGGTCCGATCACGATATACTTGTGCTGTTTCCTGTATGGGGATTGATTTTCAAGCCACTTCTCTATGATGGCAGGGGAAGATTTCAGGCCTTCCTTTTCAGCGAGGAATTTCACCAGATTGTCGCGCGGCATCGACTCTACTCCGCAAAGCCAGTACCCGCCTCCCGGACACTTTATATTATCCTCGGAAACGATGATGCTTTTCCCTTCTGCCCAGTCTTGATAGGAGGAAAAAAAACACCGTCCCGGTTCGGCGAACGGTGCGAAAGGTTCTTTTTCCGGAGCATCATAAAGTCCGATCGGAACCATGGTAATGCCGGCAATCTCGATAAGATCTCTAGCGTCTGGCTGCATATGAATTCTCCTTATTCTTAATTCCCCGCTTTGTTTTCTGCTGCATGGATCCGGTCAGTAATCCGCATTATGCCAGATTTCATCGATATTCATATATAAGAATCTTGAGGCGCGGGAAGTCTTCTTTGGTCAGTTCTTCTTCCAATCGTCATAGTACTTCAGCAGCATATTTTCCCTCTGGCTCGCGGCGATCACCGGATATATCTGAAATGTCCCGTGACCGGATAGTCGAAGAGCATATCGGCGATCTCCGGCCCTCTGCCAATGTTGTGGGCGATCAGTGGCCTTTTTTCGTCAGGTGAGCGCTCGTATGTCACAATACCTATATGAGGCAGGCCACCGGGCAACATCCATGTCACGATATCTCCCGCAGAGTAGTCGCCAGGGTCTGTGCTGATTCCCAGTACTTCTCCATGCCGTCGGAAGAATACCTGGAGATTCGGGACTCTCCTGTGATCTATATTGGGATCGGGGCTGCCCGACCCCCAAAAGTCCGGATATTCATCAAACGCGCCGGTCATGTCGACGTGGACCATTTCCTGCAGGTCGATTCCAACAGCTCGATAGGTCCGGATGATCAGATCGGTACAGACGCCGATACTATCCGGAACATCTCCCCCGGGATAAGCGATAGCCCTGTATGCCCCATCGTAGGTCACGCCGTGTCGAGTACGCTCGATCGCGGCTTCGACAAGCCGGCCTGTGAGGGTAGAATCCGGATTCTGCGCGAAAACTCCCGTAGCGACAATTATGATCAGGGTGGCGGCAATTATCTTCACTGGCCTGCCTCTGCGATACCGCGTATGACGATCCAGCCCGAAAAGGGTTTAGTTGCCATAGACATCTGTACTGAGATATTTAAGCCCCGAATCGACCATCAAGGTGACAACGCAGGCGTCCGGGCCCAATTTTTCCCCCACCCGGATGGCCGCGGTGACATTCGCCCCTGACGACGTCCCTGCGAAAAGACCTTCCTCCCGGGCCAGGCGCCTGGTCATTTCTTTCGCCTCTTCAGTTTTGACCGCGACAGTCTCATCGATCAGGCCTGGATCCCACAGCGGAGGCTTATAACCAATCCCAACACCCTCGATCTTGTGGGGGCCGGCTTCTCCGCCCGACAATACGGCTGATTCACCGGGCTCGACGGCTATTGCCCTGATCCCGGGATTATATCGCTTCAGCACCGTCGCTACTCCACGAGACGAAGCCCCGGTACCCACAGACTGGACAAAAGCGTCTATCTCGCCATCTGTCTGGCTCAATATCTCTTCAGCAAGAGGATAATATCCAGCGATACTGTCAGTATTGTTGAGCTGGTCTGTCCAGTAAGTATGCGGTTTTCTGCTTGATTCCCTGGCCGTTTCGATCATATCGAGAATCAATTTCTTTGTGGTGCGTCCGCCTTCGCTCGGTACAAGGGTAAGCTCGGCCCCGAAAGCCGACATCTGGTTCAACTTGTCCCTGCTGAACGCGTCGGAAGTGATAATATGAAGCTTGTACCCTTTAGCCACGCATATCAAAGCTAGCGAAACACCAGTGCTTCCTCCAGTGTATTCGATAACAGTATCCCCTGGTTTCAACCTGCCATCTTCCTCCGCTCTTGAGATCATCGCCTGCGCGGCCCGGTCTTTCATGCTGCCCGTCGGATTTTCCCATTCCAGCTTCACAAAGATTTTCGCGCAGCCTGGCGGAACTACCTTTCGCAGTCGCACGATGGAAGTGTTCCCTATCGCCTGGAGTATATTATTATCAATACCCATGGTCGACCCCCGCATTCACTTGTTCGATCTTTAATTTTCGAAGGAAATGTGCTGCCGAAATTAAACATCCCGTCAGAAATATTCATAAGTGACTCGCCCCTTACGGATCCAACTGTCCTTTTCGTTATTCCCCCCTTTTCAGCAGTTTGAGTCCAATTATTTTGTCAACACATGGCTCAACACTTCCAAAAGTTTTTTCTTTTTATATGGCTTGGCAACTATACCCCTGAAACCATATTCAGAATAGTTTGCCATAACAGGATCATTGGCGTATCCGCTTGAGACGATTACCTTCGCTTCAGGATTGATCTTGAGGATCTCCCTGATCGCGTCTTTTCCACCGACTCCTCCTGGAATCGTAAGATCCATGATAACAACATCAAAAGGCTCGCCGGCATCCATCGCGTCTTTATATATCTTGAGCATCTGCATGCCATCCAATGCCGTCTCAATTGCAAAGACTTCATTTTTGAGCATTCGCGAGACGACATCACATATCATCTTTTCATCATCCATGACAAGCACTCTGGTGGTTTGATCTATTTTAATACTTTTTGAAGAAGGTCGCCCTTTTTCGATCAACAGAGATTGATCAGATGCGGGCAGATACAACTTGAAGGTCGCGCCTTTACCATGTTTTGAATCGACACTGATGCTTCCACCATGGCTCTTGATGATTGAATAGACCGTTGTGAGACCCAACCCGTTACCCGCGTGCTTCGTAGTAAAATAAGGATCGAATATCCGGCCAAGATGATTCCGGTCGATTCCAATACCTTCATCTGCCACGGTTATCTTGATATATTTTCCTTCGTCCAGCCCCTGGATCTCGTTTGCTGAAATATCGACATTCACCATTGTGATATATAGATGACCTCCATCCGGCATAGCTTGTTTGGAATTTATCGTGAGGTTGGAAAAAACCTGTTGTATTTGTCCTCTATCCGCCTCGACCGGCCAAAGGTCATCTCCATGCTTAAAAACCGGTAATACATTGCTGCCCGAAAGATCAAACCGAACGACTTCCTCTATCAGCGTGTCCAGGTTGACCCTCTCCTTTACGGGCGCCCCTCCCTTGGAAAAAGTAAGCAGTTGCTTTGCGAGCCGGATCGCCCGATCCATTGATTTTCCGGCATCTTCAAGCGGTTTGAAGCCGGGGTGATCTTCGGGAAGTTCTTCTTTAGCCAGCAAAATATTCCCGAACAGCCCCATCAAGATATTGTTGAAATCGTGTGCTATTCCCCCTGCCAGGATACCGACACTTTTCAAATTTTCTGTCTTTCTCAATTCTTCTTCGGCCTTTTTTCGCTGTGTTATATCTATGAACACGCAGATAACCGCTGCCATTATCCCATCATCGTCAAAAACCGGGTGCGCCGTAAAAAGCGAGGGGAATGTTTCTCCTGATTTCCTTTCCAGCGTCGATTCTCCGCTGCAGCTTTTTCTGTATTCATTCATTTCTTTAAAACACCAGGCTACTTTATCGATTTCCTCCCGTGAATAAAGGATCATGATCGGCTTGCCCAGGACTTCTTCCGCCGCGTATCCGAATATCTGCTGGGCCCCGGGGCTGAAATCGACTATTTCCCCATTTTCACTGTCCCCTTCGACCTTTACAAAGGCTACATTCTTTGCCGCTTCAAATACCGCGCGGAGGTTCGCTTCGCTTTTGCGAAGAGATTCTTCGGCCTGCCTGCGATCCATTATCATCTTGTTGGCATTTTCTGCCATCTGGTCAAGTTCGGCAAACTGTATTACACCCCTGTCGATCGGATCGTCGGAAAATACCGCCCGATTGAAAAACAAGCTGAACAGATTGAAATCTTTTTTAAGTCTTCGGTTCAGCCTGCTGAATATAAAAAGCAACAACGCTACTACGCTGATAGTAATCAGAAGCGATTGAAGGATCCTCGATTTGATTTTATCGTTCAGCCCTGATTGAATCAGTGCGATTTCTGTTTCAACATCATCAAGATAGACGCCGGCTCCGATAATCCATTCCAATTCCGGAATCCCGTAGATAAAAGAAGCTTTTGGCGAATCCTTCGTCATATCGGTCAGTTTATAAAACGAATAATAAATATAATCACCATCGGGTATATGCGCGGCTTTGTACTCTTTGTCAAAAATGTTTTTCATTTTTTCTGGATCAGCGTCAAAGACCTCCCAGAGCTTTTGCGTTCCGGCCAAAAGTTTTCCGTTTGACACCAGAGCATCGCCGTTAAACTTGTTGACGAAAATATATCCTTCTTTGCCAAACCGGATCCTGCTGATGTCCAGGAGAAGGTTTTCCTTTATCCGTTTTGTAACATCATCAATATACAAGCCTGTTCCTATAAACCACCCGTACAGATTCAACCGCTTTACAAAAGATATTTTTTTAAAATCATCACCTTCAGCATCCGGCTTTTTCCAGTAGTATTGATAAAAACCCTCTTCAGCCTGCTCCACGATATCAATCATATTTTTTGTGATGCTTCGTATTTCCGGATACTGTTCTAATAACAGATTTTTACCGTTCAAATCGGATTTGCCAGGAAACAATATCGCAACTCCATCGACACGAATGATAAAATAGTATCCTCGATTCTGTTCAAACCGGATCGGAGTCAACGTGTTTAATATTATTTTTTGGATTTCATCCTCGTTTTTGCTGTTTTTATTTTCCTGATAAATATTTTGGACTATCGCGCACGCTTCATAGACCCTGGATTCAATTTTTGATTTTACCTGATCTTCGCTTTGCTCTTTTTCATAAAGGATCATATCGACAACGCGTTCGACCTCACGCTTGATTATCTGTTTTTGACGATCAATATGATCTTCGCGCATTTGATCCGCTCGAATATTGAAATCCTGGTAAGAATCGATTACGTCAATGGTGATTATGCTCACACCGATAGTTATTATGATGATAATCGACCATGACTGGATATATTTTATGAAACTGGTTTTATTCTTCATGCGCGGTCATCCACTACCAGGAAGTTTTATCAACTCCGCGGCAACTTCGATTCACCCTTTCTGATGCATTCCTCTACCATTCAAGCCGGTCAAACTTTTCTCTGGTTATCTCCGATTTGACATTGCCGGTGTGAGAGATGCCTGCCGGTTCAAACAGCATCAGACGGACATGCCCCCGGGGAACGACTCGATGTTCCACTCCTTTTGGGACGATATAGAACTCTCCGGCCTGCAATGTTGTCTTCTTCTCCGTCTCAATGATCTCCAGGACACCAGCCAGCACGAAAAACATCTCATCCTCGCCGGCATGCGCATGCCACGGCACTTTGTCGCCTTCCAGCCGTACAATCATAACATATTGACCGTTCAACTCGCCAATGATCTTTGGCGAAAACGTATCGCTGAATTTTTCGAAACATCTATCGACATTTACCGCCCTTGACATTCCCAACTCCTCTTGCTGATACCATGGATCCCTGTTATGAACATCCGGACATTACTCACATATTCTCCCTGTTCACATATTGCATTTCATGTAGGTGATTCATTAATACTGCACCGATACTCCTTGCGCCACCAGGGCCGGGATCTGTACGTTCAGCGCGGCCGTTCCTTCATTATCATCGTCGCCTGTGGCCGTCCATGTCAGGGTGGCCGTCGTGTCTGTGATCGAAACGACTGCCAGGTCGGTTATGGCCCCGGGCGCGATGCCCTCGTCATCGGTGCCCGTCGCGGATGAACAGGAGATCAGATGCAGCCCTGGCGGCATCAACAATACTATCGCGATGGCGATCCTGAGTATGAGTGATTTCATTGCAGATCCTTCTTTTTCCAGCAGGCGACAATCGCCCGCCGCGGGGTCTTGTCAATGGCCTCACCGTTGCCGCAGCCACTCTTCACGGGACCACAACGAATGAGGAACAACCGCAAACGTATTCGCCTGACAGCCATAATATTCTTCTCCATCTGAATGATAGATTTTATTTAAACCAGGGCACACAATACAAGTCTTATCCTAATACCCAATTCCCCTCTTTCACTGGAATTCCATCCCGCAGATGTGATATTCTCCTCTGAACAGAGTTCAACCCGTCAAG encodes:
- a CDS encoding DUF169 domain-containing protein; the protein is MQPDARDLIEIAGITMVPIGLYDAPEKEPFAPFAEPGRCFFSSYQDWAEGKSIIVSEDNIKCPGGGYWLCGVESMPRDNLVKFLAEKEGLKSSPAIIEKWLENQSPYRKQHKYIVIGPLKENQYDYLRTVTFFVNPDQLSLLLTGAEYHNASPGGFPAISSFGSGCGQMAALLGDLDLPKAIIGATDIAMRKFLPPDLLALTVTKPMFKQLCNLDKDSFLYKPFWKELRQSRVKTVKGE
- a CDS encoding DUF1287 domain-containing protein, with protein sequence MIIIVATGVFAQNPDSTLTGRLVEAAIERTRHGVTYDGAYRAIAYPGGDVPDSIGVCTDLIIRTYRAVGIDLQEMVHVDMTGAFDEYPDFWGSGSPDPNIDHRRVPNLQVFFRRHGEVLGISTDPGDYSAGDIVTWMLPGGLPHIGIVTYERSPDEKRPLIAHNIGRGPEIADMLFDYPVTGHFRYIR
- a CDS encoding cysteine synthase family protein is translated as MRGSTMGIDNNILQAIGNTSIVRLRKVVPPGCAKIFVKLEWENPTGSMKDRAAQAMISRAEEDGRLKPGDTVIEYTGGSTGVSLALICVAKGYKLHIITSDAFSRDKLNQMSAFGAELTLVPSEGGRTTKKLILDMIETARESSRKPHTYWTDQLNNTDSIAGYYPLAEEILSQTDGEIDAFVQSVGTGASSRGVATVLKRYNPGIRAIAVEPGESAVLSGGEAGPHKIEGVGIGYKPPLWDPGLIDETVAVKTEEAKEMTRRLAREEGLFAGTSSGANVTAAIRVGEKLGPDACVVTLMVDSGLKYLSTDVYGN
- a CDS encoding cache domain-containing protein, whose protein sequence is MKNKTSFIKYIQSWSIIIIITIGVSIITIDVIDSYQDFNIRADQMREDHIDRQKQIIKREVERVVDMILYEKEQSEDQVKSKIESRVYEACAIVQNIYQENKNSKNEDEIQKIILNTLTPIRFEQNRGYYFIIRVDGVAILFPGKSDLNGKNLLLEQYPEIRSITKNMIDIVEQAEEGFYQYYWKKPDAEGDDFKKISFVKRLNLYGWFIGTGLYIDDVTKRIKENLLLDISRIRFGKEGYIFVNKFNGDALVSNGKLLAGTQKLWEVFDADPEKMKNIFDKEYKAAHIPDGDYIYYSFYKLTDMTKDSPKASFIYGIPELEWIIGAGVYLDDVETEIALIQSGLNDKIKSRILQSLLITISVVALLLFIFSRLNRRLKKDFNLFSLFFNRAVFSDDPIDRGVIQFAELDQMAENANKMIMDRRQAEESLRKSEANLRAVFEAAKNVAFVKVEGDSENGEIVDFSPGAQQIFGYAAEEVLGKPIMILYSREEIDKVAWCFKEMNEYRKSCSGESTLERKSGETFPSLFTAHPVFDDDGIMAAVICVFIDITQRKKAEEELRKTENLKSVGILAGGIAHDFNNILMGLFGNILLAKEELPEDHPGFKPLEDAGKSMDRAIRLAKQLLTFSKGGAPVKERVNLDTLIEEVVRFDLSGSNVLPVFKHGDDLWPVEADRGQIQQVFSNLTINSKQAMPDGGHLYITMVNVDISANEIQGLDEGKYIKITVADEGIGIDRNHLGRIFDPYFTTKHAGNGLGLTTVYSIIKSHGGSISVDSKHGKGATFKLYLPASDQSLLIEKGRPSSKSIKIDQTTRVLVMDDEKMICDVVSRMLKNEVFAIETALDGMQMLKIYKDAMDAGEPFDVVIMDLTIPGGVGGKDAIREILKINPEAKVIVSSGYANDPVMANYSEYGFRGIVAKPYKKKKLLEVLSHVLTK
- a CDS encoding cupin domain-containing protein; this translates as MSRAVNVDRCFEKFSDTFSPKIIGELNGQYVMIVRLEGDKVPWHAHAGEDEMFFVLAGVLEIIETEKKTTLQAGEFYIVPKGVEHRVVPRGHVRLMLFEPAGISHTGNVKSEITREKFDRLEW